The following nucleotide sequence is from Gordonia jinghuaiqii.
CGTCGCGGTCAGGACGGCGGTGCCCTCGAGCCGGTTGCTCGACACCTTGTACTCGAGTTCGAGGTCGTACCGGGAGATGCGGAAGCCCAGGTTCCCGTTGTCGGGTAGGTACGGATCGAGCACGTCGGTCGGTGCGCCCAACAGGGGCTGCCGGGAGTTCCCTCGCGAACCCAGGCCAGACTTTCCCGGCACTCTCGACTCCTACTCCGTTCCGCGCTACTCGGCTGGTCATGTGCCGGCCGGCTCACCTCGTCGAACCGCGCCGCAGACGTTGTGTGAGCGGTTACGAGGCGGTTGCGGTTGAATGGCGATGTCCCGATTTCGTCGTATCGCCCGCGACGACGATGCCGTCACGGACACTGTGAGAGTACCTGGCGGCGGTAGAACCGGCCCGCCCGATCAATGCGAGGAGCAGGGAATGACTGGAATCAGCAGTGTGACGCAATTTCTCGCTCGACTCATACTCGGCATCATCTTCATCGCCCACGGATGGCAGAAGCTGGTCACCCAGGGGATGGACGCCACGAAGGTGGCCTTCGGGCCGGCCGGAATGGACGTGCCGTACCCCGAGCTGGCGGCGTATTACGCCACCTGGGTGGAGCTGGTGGGTGGCATCCTGCTGATCCTCGGGCTGCTGTTGCCGATAGTTGCCACATTG
It contains:
- a CDS encoding DoxX family protein, whose translation is MTGISSVTQFLARLILGIIFIAHGWQKLVTQGMDATKVAFGPAGMDVPYPELAAYYATWVELVGGILLILGLLLPIVATLLIADMIGAIVFVHWDAGFWNADSGYEWPLALIAGLLAVGFTTAGRAAADSYIMPRRRREVV